The Ooceraea biroi isolate clonal line C1 chromosome 1, Obir_v5.4, whole genome shotgun sequence genome has a window encoding:
- the LOC113561506 gene encoding uncharacterized protein LOC113561506 isoform X1, whose product MKSRMSYREKYDQTYYESYGFPEILRRQTISLPSLRNPAKNPLHCTDQMYKRDRVHHNFSKKLWNHLTKKIDALQKLRYIIQRKQPSCKTEYSGVHNRVEHCSRHD is encoded by the exons ATGAAATCACGAATGTCGTATCGAGAAAAGTACGACCAAACTTATTATGAATCGTACGGTTTTCCAGAGATCCTCAGACGACAGACAATTTCGCTGCCGAGTTTACGGAATCCGGCAAAGAATCCGCTGCACTGCACCGATCAAATGTACAAGCGTGATCGAGTTCATCACAACTTCTCCAAGAAACTATGGAATCATCTGACAAAGAAGATTGATG CCCTTCAGAAGTTACGTTACATAATTCAGCGGAAGCAGCCAAGTTGCAAGACGGAATACAGCGGAGTTCATAATCGCGTGGAACATTGCTCCCGCCATGATTAA
- the LOC113561506 gene encoding uncharacterized protein LOC113561506 isoform X2, with translation MREKEILRRQTISLPSLRNPAKNPLHCTDQMYKRDRVHHNFSKKLWNHLTKKIDALQKLRYIIQRKQPSCKTEYSGVHNRVEHCSRHD, from the exons atgagagagaaag AGATCCTCAGACGACAGACAATTTCGCTGCCGAGTTTACGGAATCCGGCAAAGAATCCGCTGCACTGCACCGATCAAATGTACAAGCGTGATCGAGTTCATCACAACTTCTCCAAGAAACTATGGAATCATCTGACAAAGAAGATTGATG CCCTTCAGAAGTTACGTTACATAATTCAGCGGAAGCAGCCAAGTTGCAAGACGGAATACAGCGGAGTTCATAATCGCGTGGAACATTGCTCCCGCCATGATTAA